From a single Paenibacillus sp. FSL W8-0426 genomic region:
- a CDS encoding N-acetylmuramoyl-L-alanine amidase family protein, producing the protein MKKSILMLLWFSILMLFLLPVQTNAAANQTKIILDGQELTLPNDVEVVNVRNNIMIPIRVVAENLKFNVNWDQKTQNVSIQQGSKAISLTVGQQEAIVENSNVTLNIAPQMIKNTVVVPLRFVSEEMGLRVGWNNKEKIVTLTNTASVPSSPSNGNGNEGTTNLVHEINYANNQLVVSMDQEVTPVITTLKNPERIVVDFPSTDFGNMGQVLPVGSMGKLDTSDSPNVSEVRYSLFKNDPAQVRIVIELNNVSAVNYSQQYVAGKFILDLSMVNGPTPATPVTDGKKVVVIDPGHGGSDPGTISFTNKPEKNFTLALGLKVQALLKQEPNIELIMTRETDVYPTRSERVKLANDLNADVFVSIHGNSVKGSPQVSGTETFYYQRASSKELANIIHKHLIEALGFKDRSVKNGNLQVIRETTMPAVLLEIGFLSNKDEEEAMMSESMQDKAAQAIVDGIKEYLNL; encoded by the coding sequence ATGAAGAAATCTATACTTATGTTATTGTGGTTTAGTATACTGATGCTTTTTCTGCTTCCCGTTCAAACCAACGCAGCTGCAAATCAAACGAAAATTATTTTGGATGGCCAGGAACTAACCCTGCCCAATGACGTTGAAGTCGTGAATGTACGAAACAACATCATGATTCCCATCCGCGTCGTTGCCGAAAATTTGAAATTCAATGTGAACTGGGACCAAAAAACACAGAATGTGAGCATTCAACAGGGGTCCAAAGCGATTTCGTTGACCGTAGGACAACAGGAAGCCATCGTCGAGAACAGCAACGTAACGCTTAACATCGCTCCCCAAATGATCAAGAACACGGTTGTTGTTCCTCTACGTTTTGTTAGTGAAGAAATGGGGCTTCGGGTCGGTTGGAATAACAAAGAAAAGATCGTCACTCTAACCAACACTGCCTCCGTCCCGTCCTCTCCTTCGAATGGTAATGGGAATGAAGGGACAACGAACCTTGTTCATGAAATAAACTATGCGAACAATCAACTTGTCGTTTCTATGGATCAGGAAGTGACGCCGGTCATCACCACGTTAAAAAATCCCGAGCGGATTGTTGTGGATTTTCCTTCTACGGATTTTGGTAATATGGGGCAAGTGCTGCCAGTAGGTTCGATGGGCAAATTGGATACGAGCGACAGTCCGAATGTTAGCGAGGTACGCTACTCCCTATTCAAAAATGATCCGGCTCAAGTCCGAATCGTCATTGAATTAAATAATGTCAGTGCGGTTAATTATTCTCAACAATACGTTGCAGGCAAATTCATCCTTGATTTGAGCATGGTCAACGGCCCAACGCCTGCAACCCCTGTCACGGATGGCAAGAAAGTCGTCGTTATTGATCCAGGACACGGGGGAAGCGACCCGGGCACCATAAGCTTTACGAACAAACCCGAGAAGAATTTCACTCTTGCTTTAGGTCTAAAGGTACAAGCCCTGTTGAAACAAGAACCAAACATTGAATTGATTATGACGCGAGAAACGGATGTATATCCTACGCGTTCGGAGCGAGTTAAACTGGCTAACGATCTTAATGCGGATGTTTTTGTATCCATTCACGGAAATAGCGTAAAGGGGTCTCCTCAGGTAAGCGGTACCGAGACGTTTTATTACCAGCGTGCAAGCAGTAAAGAGTTAGCAAACATTATTCACAAACATTTGATCGAGGCTTTAGGGTTCAAAGATCGCAGCGTCAAAAATGGCAATCTTCAAGTCATTCGAGAAACCACCATGCCCGCAGTTCTTCTGGAGATCGGATTTTTAAGCAACAAAGATGAAGAAGAAGCGATGATGTCGGAGAGCATGCAAGACAAGGCCGCTCAAGCCATCGTTGACGGGATTAAAGAGTACCTGAACCTATAA